One genomic segment of Chitinophaga sancti includes these proteins:
- a CDS encoding DUF4129 domain-containing protein, giving the protein MREGLKALLIALLLLPCSLFAQDTGVSIMEAPVPQVTADIDTVVALNTAPYLYDEAIPMDADTIDDYDEASALLIRKLPTEVKDKFNKDKELVYHQKPPKKPSNFNFKWLEAIFIGIAYLFKAFWWLIVIAILAAMGVAIFVYLRRNGYVFKWSKTENDNKEDIQLVEEEHDASGYESHIQQAIAEGKLRLAVRLMYLQTIRVLADKEIIVYSKEKTNAAYLRSLSQTQWHKSFARLTVDYEYIWYGEVPVNGEQFSTIQGQFKQFMNELGYIR; this is encoded by the coding sequence ATGAGGGAAGGATTGAAAGCATTATTAATCGCATTATTACTATTGCCCTGTAGCCTGTTTGCACAGGATACAGGGGTAAGTATTATGGAAGCTCCTGTTCCACAGGTAACTGCAGATATTGATACCGTGGTGGCCCTGAATACAGCTCCATACCTGTATGACGAAGCAATACCTATGGATGCAGATACCATAGATGACTATGACGAAGCATCTGCCCTGCTGATCCGAAAATTGCCAACCGAGGTAAAGGATAAATTCAACAAAGACAAAGAACTGGTATATCACCAGAAACCTCCTAAAAAACCATCCAACTTTAATTTCAAATGGCTGGAGGCTATTTTTATTGGGATTGCATACCTCTTCAAAGCTTTCTGGTGGCTCATCGTCATCGCCATTCTGGCTGCAATGGGGGTGGCTATTTTCGTATACCTCCGCAGAAACGGTTATGTGTTTAAGTGGAGTAAAACGGAGAATGATAATAAGGAGGATATACAGCTGGTAGAAGAAGAGCATGACGCGAGTGGATACGAAAGTCATATTCAGCAGGCAATTGCAGAAGGGAAGCTCAGGCTGGCAGTGCGCCTTATGTACCTGCAGACAATACGGGTACTGGCCGATAAAGAAATTATTGTGTATAGTAAGGAGAAAACAAATGCTGCTTACCTGCGTAGCTTGTCGCAAACCCAGTGGCATAAATCTTTTGCACGACTGACTGTGGATTATGAATATATATGGTACGGTGAAGTGCCTGTGAATGGTGAACAATTCAGCACTATTCAGGGGCAGTTCAAACAATTTATGAACGAATTAGGCTATATCCGGTGA
- a CDS encoding DUF4350 domain-containing protein, which yields MQSLSRDEDLHLEKQTFSYKDKNPGGCYVMFESLPSFYDGEHPNVVSKPFAATAKKDINLRTGEGILYYLVANRLFTTAEDVDSMIEFVNRGNQLFVAATDLDSTFISRLYTRVSNNTNFFAKPGAEEHYVNHALPPDTVYARDSIAGGRYFTLLDTARTTILGTDSHFRANFVKINVGKGQVFLLLQPSILTNYFLMYKHNLGSLEKLAAYTYGYSTVYWDEFYKYHQYPQEGEFSQWSVLMRYPSLRWALWLLVLLLLLYALFESKRRQRIIPDKVVLTNNSLEFVEALGQLYYQQHDNVNLARKIIMQWLEFIRTKYYLNTNTIDDDFIRRLSHKAGMPLAEVEAIIDSIHFIQLADKITDTYLKEFYSKIQAFYLNTK from the coding sequence ATGCAGTCGTTATCACGGGATGAGGACCTGCACCTGGAAAAGCAGACATTTTCTTATAAGGATAAAAATCCGGGGGGCTGCTATGTGATGTTCGAATCTCTGCCATCCTTTTACGATGGCGAACATCCCAATGTAGTTTCCAAACCATTTGCTGCCACTGCTAAGAAAGACATTAATCTCAGAACCGGGGAAGGTATTCTTTACTACCTGGTGGCAAACAGGCTGTTTACCACAGCAGAAGATGTGGATTCCATGATTGAGTTTGTGAACAGGGGCAACCAGCTTTTTGTAGCAGCCACTGATCTGGACAGTACCTTTATAAGCAGGTTATATACCAGGGTGTCGAACAACACTAATTTTTTTGCAAAACCAGGTGCCGAAGAGCACTATGTGAACCATGCACTGCCGCCTGATACTGTATATGCCCGGGATTCAATTGCAGGGGGCCGTTACTTTACCCTGCTGGATACGGCAAGGACTACGATATTGGGTACAGACAGTCATTTCAGGGCCAATTTTGTAAAGATCAATGTCGGAAAGGGACAGGTCTTTTTGCTGCTGCAACCTTCTATTCTGACCAACTACTTCCTGATGTATAAACACAATCTTGGTTCACTTGAAAAACTGGCGGCTTACACCTATGGTTATTCCACCGTGTACTGGGATGAATTTTATAAATATCACCAGTATCCACAGGAAGGAGAATTTAGTCAGTGGAGTGTGCTGATGCGCTATCCTTCCCTGCGCTGGGCATTGTGGCTGCTGGTATTGCTCTTGCTGCTGTATGCCCTTTTTGAAAGTAAAAGAAGACAACGGATTATTCCTGACAAAGTAGTGTTGACAAATAACTCGCTGGAATTCGTAGAAGCGCTGGGGCAGTTATACTATCAACAGCATGACAACGTGAACCTGGCGAGAAAGATCATCATGCAATGGCTGGAATTTATCCGCACAAAATATTATCTGAATACAAATACGATCGACGACGACTTTATACGTCGTTTATCACATAAAGCAGGTATGCCGCTGGCAGAAGTAGAAGCGATCATTGACAGTATTCACTTTATACAGCTGGCGGATAAAATCACAGATACATACCTGAAGGAGTTTTACAGTAAAATACAGGCGTTTTATTTAAATACTAAATAA
- a CDS encoding MoxR family ATPase, whose translation MEETTFHPRTDFYALHQGVAAIREQIGKVIVGQHEMVELLITGLLTQGHVLIEGVPGVAKTLTAKLLARSIDADFSRLQFTPDIMPADVLGTSVFNPESRNFEYKRGPVFSNLVLIDEINRAPAKTQAALFEVMEEKQITNDGITHPLPAPFMVVATQNPIEQEGTYRLPEAQLDRFLFKIEVKYPSLNEEITMLQAMHQFNGLTDLTKMVDKVVTASQIIEFQALVRKVHIEDKLLHYIAALIQETRVNASLYLGASPRASIAVMNCAKATAAINNRDFVTPDDIVNMLPHVLRHRIMLTPEREMEGITTDEVIAQIIKAVEVPR comes from the coding sequence ATGGAGGAAACTACATTTCATCCCCGTACAGATTTTTATGCATTGCACCAGGGTGTAGCTGCTATACGGGAACAGATAGGAAAAGTAATTGTCGGTCAGCACGAAATGGTGGAACTGCTCATCACCGGTTTGCTGACACAGGGACATGTACTGATCGAAGGAGTACCCGGAGTAGCAAAGACGCTGACCGCAAAACTGCTGGCCAGAAGTATCGATGCAGATTTTTCCAGGTTACAGTTCACACCTGATATTATGCCTGCCGATGTGTTAGGTACCTCAGTATTCAATCCTGAATCGAGGAACTTCGAATATAAACGAGGACCGGTTTTCAGCAACCTGGTACTGATTGATGAGATCAACCGTGCCCCTGCCAAGACACAGGCGGCCCTGTTCGAGGTGATGGAAGAAAAACAGATCACCAACGATGGTATCACGCATCCATTGCCTGCGCCATTCATGGTTGTCGCTACCCAGAACCCCATTGAACAGGAAGGAACTTATCGCCTGCCTGAAGCACAGCTGGACCGTTTTCTTTTTAAGATCGAAGTGAAATATCCTTCATTGAACGAAGAGATCACTATGCTGCAGGCTATGCACCAGTTCAATGGGCTGACAGACCTGACTAAAATGGTGGATAAAGTGGTGACAGCCAGCCAGATCATCGAATTCCAGGCACTTGTGAGGAAAGTACATATTGAAGATAAACTGCTGCACTACATTGCAGCACTGATCCAGGAAACCCGTGTGAATGCTTCCCTGTACCTGGGTGCATCTCCACGTGCTTCTATCGCGGTGATGAATTGTGCAAAAGCAACTGCGGCCATTAACAACCGTGATTTCGTAACGCCGGATGATATTGTGAACATGCTGCCACATGTATTGCGTCACCGCATTATGCTGACACCTGAGCGTGAAATGGAAGGCATCACAACCGATGAAGTGATCGCCCAGATCATCAAAGCTGTAGAAGTACCGAGGTAA
- a CDS encoding DUF58 domain-containing protein produces the protein MKKTFLALFFTTRLYTIIGALALFFILAYFFPVLYPVALFLVAGLGLLWLVDLFFLFTAGPDPFPVSRVMGQRFSNGDDNTIRLHVKNNFRFPVFVTILDELPFQFQLRDFRQKTMLKPGESKVVEYLLRPVERGEYQFGDTNSFVKSPIGLVQRRIIKAGAETVKVYPSFLQLRNFELYTFDDRVGEMGVHKKKMIGQSMEFDHIKEYVRGDDVRRVNWKATARRGGLMINNYVEEKSQQIYCVIDKGRAMKMPFEGMTLLDYAINSSLVFSNIALQKGDKAGLVTLMEQDVDVLPASSKKVQLNKILDTLYAQETQWQESDYEKLVVTLRSHFNQRSLLILFTNFESLSALQRQMPYLRRLSKYHLLLVVFFENTELKKITQETPTAVEDIYRQVIAQKFAYEKKQMVRELAQFGILSLLTTPQQLSLHLINKYLELKSRSLI, from the coding sequence ATGAAGAAAACATTTCTGGCATTATTCTTTACCACCCGCCTGTATACGATTATAGGTGCACTGGCACTGTTCTTTATACTGGCTTATTTTTTCCCGGTGTTATACCCGGTGGCTTTGTTCCTGGTAGCGGGGCTGGGGTTATTGTGGCTGGTCGATTTGTTCTTCCTGTTTACCGCAGGTCCTGATCCGTTTCCTGTATCCAGGGTTATGGGGCAGCGCTTTAGTAATGGAGATGACAATACCATTCGTCTGCATGTAAAAAATAACTTTCGTTTTCCTGTGTTTGTCACTATACTGGATGAATTACCTTTTCAATTCCAGCTGAGAGATTTCAGGCAGAAAACAATGTTGAAACCCGGAGAATCGAAAGTGGTGGAATACTTGCTGCGTCCGGTGGAGAGAGGAGAATACCAGTTTGGCGATACGAATTCATTTGTAAAAAGTCCGATCGGGCTGGTGCAAAGACGTATTATAAAAGCCGGTGCGGAAACGGTGAAAGTATATCCTTCATTTTTGCAGTTGCGCAATTTTGAGTTGTATACATTCGATGATCGTGTGGGAGAGATGGGGGTACATAAAAAGAAGATGATTGGCCAGAGTATGGAATTTGATCATATTAAAGAATATGTGCGTGGCGATGATGTGAGAAGAGTGAACTGGAAAGCCACAGCGCGCAGAGGTGGATTGATGATAAATAACTATGTGGAAGAGAAGTCGCAGCAGATCTATTGTGTGATTGATAAAGGGAGGGCGATGAAGATGCCCTTTGAAGGTATGACATTGCTGGATTATGCCATCAATTCTTCGCTGGTGTTCAGCAATATCGCTTTGCAGAAAGGGGATAAGGCGGGACTGGTCACGCTGATGGAGCAGGATGTAGATGTATTGCCGGCGAGCAGTAAGAAAGTACAGCTGAATAAAATTCTGGATACCCTGTATGCACAGGAAACGCAGTGGCAGGAGAGTGACTATGAAAAGCTGGTGGTAACACTGCGTAGTCATTTCAACCAACGCTCCCTGCTGATATTGTTTACAAACTTTGAGTCATTGTCCGCCTTGCAGAGACAGATGCCTTACCTGCGCCGGTTGTCAAAATATCATTTGTTGCTGGTGGTATTTTTTGAGAATACAGAATTAAAGAAAATCACCCAGGAAACGCCTACAGCAGTAGAAGACATTTACAGACAGGTGATTGCGCAGAAGTTTGCTTATGAGAAGAAGCAAATGGTGCGTGAGCTGGCGCAGTTCGGGATCCTTTCCCTGTTGACTACGCCGCAGCAGTTGAGTTTGCACCTGATCAACAAATACCTGGAGCTGAAATCACGCTCACTCATTTAA
- a CDS encoding nitronate monooxygenase: MKLTSTLAIRYPVIMAPMFLVSNEAMVRSAMDNGIAGTFPSLNYRREGELKDVLDRLNAHRTQAPQGTYGVNLIVQKTNPLYSKHLQVCAESKVPLYITSLGSPKEVIAAAHSYGATVLCDVTNLAHAEKAAQAGCDGFIAVTAGAGGHAGPYPMHVLVPSLKEHFPGKILVAAGGIAHGTQIASALLLGADGVSIGTRFIASHEASVSDEYKNAILQYGMDDIVLTERLSGTPCNIINTPTAQKIGYTQNWFEKLLNNNARTRKYFKMLVQLRGMKKLEQAVKPGNYQQLWSAGQSVELVKEISSIEEIVHNLMQETKLALDAGKNISATI; encoded by the coding sequence ATGAAATTAACCTCAACGCTGGCCATCCGGTACCCGGTGATCATGGCTCCCATGTTTCTGGTAAGTAATGAAGCTATGGTCAGATCTGCTATGGACAATGGTATTGCCGGTACCTTCCCCTCCCTCAATTACCGCCGCGAAGGTGAACTCAAGGATGTCCTCGACAGACTGAACGCTCACCGCACCCAGGCCCCACAAGGTACCTATGGCGTGAACCTCATCGTCCAAAAGACCAACCCGCTCTATTCCAAACACCTCCAGGTCTGTGCCGAATCCAAAGTCCCACTCTATATCACCTCCCTCGGTAGTCCCAAAGAAGTCATTGCCGCCGCTCATAGCTATGGCGCCACAGTGCTCTGTGATGTGACGAACCTGGCCCATGCGGAAAAAGCAGCACAGGCAGGCTGCGATGGCTTTATCGCCGTTACCGCAGGCGCCGGTGGCCATGCAGGCCCCTACCCTATGCATGTACTGGTGCCCTCCCTGAAGGAACACTTTCCAGGCAAAATACTCGTTGCCGCTGGTGGCATTGCCCATGGCACCCAGATAGCCAGCGCCCTCCTGCTCGGTGCCGACGGCGTATCTATCGGTACCCGGTTTATTGCCAGCCACGAAGCCTCCGTGAGCGACGAATACAAAAACGCCATTCTCCAATACGGCATGGACGACATCGTACTTACTGAACGCCTCTCCGGTACCCCCTGCAATATCATTAATACCCCCACCGCCCAGAAAATCGGTTATACACAAAACTGGTTCGAAAAACTCCTCAATAACAACGCCCGTACCCGCAAATACTTCAAAATGCTCGTACAACTCAGGGGGATGAAAAAACTGGAACAGGCCGTAAAACCCGGGAATTATCAACAATTATGGTCCGCCGGCCAGAGCGTAGAACTCGTAAAAGAAATCAGCTCTATTGAAGAAATTGTTCACAACCTGATGCAGGAAACAAAGCTTGCCCTGGACGCTGGAAAGAATATCAGCGCAACTATCTAA
- a CDS encoding riboflavin synthase — translation MFTGIIESLGEVIATKKEGSNMVISISSSLTPELKVDQSIAHNGVCLTVTHIDKDIYQIVAVAETLQKSNIGLLTPGQKVNLERAMLFNGRIDGHIVQGHVDATGECLSCTPQNGSWEYRFRFPAQFAGLIVEKGSICLNGISLTVFNVTNTEFTIAVIPYTYEHTNISAVHAGSIINLEFDILGKYVARQKTAS, via the coding sequence ATGTTTACAGGAATAATAGAATCACTAGGCGAAGTTATAGCTACAAAAAAGGAAGGCAGCAATATGGTCATCTCCATCAGCTCCTCCCTCACTCCCGAATTGAAAGTAGACCAAAGCATCGCCCACAATGGAGTTTGCCTCACAGTTACCCACATTGACAAAGATATCTACCAGATCGTAGCCGTTGCCGAAACCCTCCAGAAAAGCAATATCGGCCTGCTTACTCCAGGTCAGAAAGTAAATCTGGAAAGAGCCATGCTCTTCAATGGCCGCATAGACGGGCACATTGTGCAGGGCCATGTAGACGCCACCGGCGAATGCCTCTCCTGCACCCCGCAAAATGGTAGCTGGGAATACCGCTTCCGCTTCCCGGCCCAGTTCGCTGGTCTTATCGTGGAAAAAGGCTCCATCTGCCTCAATGGTATCAGCCTGACTGTTTTCAATGTTACCAACACTGAATTCACCATCGCTGTCATTCCATATACCTACGAACATACTAATATATCAGCTGTTCATGCCGGCAGTATCATCAACCTGGAATTCGATATCCTGGGTAAGTACGTCGCACGGCAGAAAACAGCCAGCTAG
- the rpsU gene encoding 30S ribosomal protein S21, protein MLIIDSKDCENIDKALKKYKKKFEKARILLQLRTRQSFTKPSVKRRTQVLKAVYKQQLATGKFDV, encoded by the coding sequence ATGTTAATTATCGATTCTAAAGATTGCGAAAATATTGACAAGGCGCTCAAGAAGTACAAAAAGAAATTTGAGAAAGCGCGTATACTGTTACAACTGAGAACTCGTCAATCTTTCACAAAACCTTCTGTTAAGCGTCGTACCCAGGTGTTGAAAGCTGTTTACAAACAGCAGTTGGCTACTGGTAAATTTGACGTTTAA
- a CDS encoding tyrosine-type recombinase/integrase — MLSDVLPAVVDRFLAYIQLEKRYSAHTYAAYQQDLIQFFTFLQSQYGDVSLSDISHSYVRTWLVTLIDQGMIAKTVTRKVSSLKSFFKYALQQGEITQTPMTKVSVPKLGSRVPHFIEEKGMQAIEDNRSMRKGTEDKPIFSDDLKGKTHRMIFELLYHTGIRLSELIGLQVRHVDISRLTIKVLGKGNKERIIPISPLLGQQIGEYKDIKRKELAEFDMEVLLVNPESGRKLYPKYVYNVVRHYLTAHQITTISQKSPHTLRHTFATHLMNNGADLNAVKELLGHASLASTQVYTHNTIEKLKEAYKKAHPKG, encoded by the coding sequence GTGTTGAGCGACGTATTACCCGCAGTAGTAGACCGTTTCCTGGCTTATATTCAGCTTGAAAAGCGCTATTCCGCGCATACCTATGCTGCTTACCAGCAGGATCTTATCCAGTTTTTTACATTTTTACAATCCCAATATGGCGATGTGTCACTTTCTGACATATCGCATTCCTATGTCCGTACCTGGCTGGTCACTTTAATCGACCAGGGTATGATTGCGAAGACTGTAACCCGCAAAGTTTCTTCACTTAAGTCATTTTTCAAATATGCATTGCAGCAGGGGGAAATTACCCAAACCCCTATGACGAAGGTATCGGTGCCTAAATTAGGTAGCAGGGTACCACATTTTATTGAAGAAAAGGGGATGCAGGCTATTGAAGACAATCGAAGTATGAGGAAGGGGACGGAAGATAAACCTATATTTTCGGATGATCTGAAGGGAAAGACCCATAGGATGATATTTGAGTTGTTGTATCATACAGGGATACGGTTGTCGGAGTTGATAGGGTTGCAGGTCAGGCATGTTGATATATCCCGGTTGACGATTAAAGTGCTTGGAAAGGGGAATAAGGAGCGGATTATACCGATTAGCCCGTTATTGGGGCAGCAAATAGGGGAGTATAAGGATATAAAGAGGAAGGAGCTGGCGGAATTTGATATGGAAGTGTTACTCGTAAATCCGGAATCGGGTCGTAAATTATATCCAAAGTATGTCTATAATGTGGTGCGGCATTATCTCACTGCCCACCAGATCACCACGATCAGTCAGAAAAGTCCGCATACGCTGCGGCACACGTTTGCAACACATTTAATGAACAATGGGGCGGATCTGAACGCAGTGAAAGAGTTGTTGGGTCATGCAAGCCTGGCTTCGACGCAGGTGTATACGCATAATACTATTGAGAAGTTGAAGGAGGCGTATAAAAAGGCGCATCCAAAGGGATAG